The sequence below is a genomic window from Pseudomonadota bacterium.
CTGAAAAAATCAATAGAGCTGGGTTCAAGGATTCAAGGGGTCGAGGGTTCAAGGAATTAAGAAGAAGAATGCCGAACCAAGCAGTTTCGTGCATCGTGCATTATGTTTATCGTCCGTCGTCCCAGCGAAGCGGCTGTCCCTCGTCCTTCAGCCCTCTGCTCTATACTTTTTCTACTTCCCACTTACGACTTCCGACTAACGATTCCTAAACGCTCTGCCCTCTACTCCCCGCTCTTTGCCCTACGCTCCGCATTCCACGCTGAGAGCCATACCCTGTGCAACTTCTTTTACTTTCTGTTCATCAAAGAGGAGTTCAACAAGCTTCAGGGAAAACACAATGGCAGTTCCTGCACCACGGCTTGTGATGAGGTTTCCATCAACCACCACAGGTGAATCTGCTGGCTTGGTTTCTTTCAGAAGGTGGGCGAAATCGGGATGACAGGTAAAGCGATGACCTTCAAGGAGACCATGAGTATAGAGGACAACTACTGGGGCAGCACAGATGGCGGCATAGAGCCTTCCTTCATCTCTCTGACGTTTCAGCATCGAAACGAGTTCTTTCGAATCGCGAAGATGCTCTGCACCCGGCATACCGCCGGGCAGGGCGATAAGGTCATAGGTTTTAT
It includes:
- a CDS encoding DJ-1/PfpI family protein, which produces MGRHVLVPIANGTEELEAVCIIDVLRRADAAVTVASVDMLQIVASKRVKLVADCLIAECIDKTYDLIALPGGMPGAEHLRDSKELVSMLKRQRDEGRLYAAICAAPVVVLYTHGLLEGHRFTCHPDFAHLLKETKPADSPVVVDGNLITSRGAGTAIVFSLKLVELLFDEQKVKEVAQGMALSVECGA